CTGGACGTGCCCCTGTTGCGGAGCGGGCCAGGTCCTGCAAGTACCGGTGAGCACCGATGCCAGGGGCGGGGAGCTCCGGCGCATTGTCGCCGGCATGGGATTTTCACCCGATTCTTCGCGGGGTGAGGAGAAGACCGAACTTTGAAGGCGCTCGAAGAGAATTACCTGTACTATGACAGCAAGATGGCCGTCTCGCCCTACGACCTGCAGGAGCTGTATCGATTCACCCGGTGGGGCAGGAGCCGTTCCATCGAGCAGATAGAGAAGATGCTGGAGGGAACCACCATGTGCTTTTCCGTCAGGCACGCGACGAAGCTGGTGGCCTTCTGCCGTGTTCTGACGGATTTTGTCTTCAGAGCTTCCCTCTGGGACATCATGGTCCACCCCGATCACCAGGGGAAAGGGCTTGGATCTTCGCTGCTGGATTACGCCCTCGATCATCCAAAGATGAGGGACATCCCCCTGATCATCACTTACACGAGCGAACTCGCACCCTTCCTGGCCAGGCTGGGCTTCAGGCAGGAGGAAGGGACCATGATGCTCCTGCGCAAACCTATCGAGTATTCCTGATGAGACCCTTGCGATAAAGCCGCCCTCCCGTCTTCAAACCGGAGAACGCGGCCATAAAGAACGGGAGGTGGAAAGGAATTGGAGAGAAGGTATCTTGTTTCATCCGAATCGGTCACGGAGGGACATCCCGACAAATTGGCCGACCAGATCTCCGATGGGGTTCTGGACGCAATACTCGCCGATGATCCCATGGGCCGCGTGGCCTGCGAGATCCTGATCACGACGGGACTCGTGATGGTCGCCGGCGAGATCACCACCAATTGTTATGTCGATATTCCGCACCTTGCGAGGAATATCGTAAAGGACATAGGCTACACGAGGGCTAAGTACGGCTTCGACGGCGACAC
The DNA window shown above is from Thermovirga sp. and carries:
- a CDS encoding alcohol dehydrogenase, with translation MLIVACQVCGEMRILPGTPDADGVARTVWTCPCCGAGQVLQVPVSTDARGGELRRIVAGMGFSPDSSRGEEKTEL
- a CDS encoding GNAT family N-acetyltransferase; the encoded protein is MAVSPYDLQELYRFTRWGRSRSIEQIEKMLEGTTMCFSVRHATKLVAFCRVLTDFVFRASLWDIMVHPDHQGKGLGSSLLDYALDHPKMRDIPLIITYTSELAPFLARLGFRQEEGTMMLLRKPIEYS